Proteins from a genomic interval of Pseudophryne corroboree isolate aPseCor3 chromosome 4, aPseCor3.hap2, whole genome shotgun sequence:
- the KBTBD11 gene encoding kelch repeat and BTB domain-containing protein 11 — MENSVSIACYPGDLNVNDGKTGTSAKGTCEYSTVPGDGTEASGSSVQLIHSEIDSIHHSETNGGYSHQSDPVGKPLLNLETSGQVSYNDADDISVSEPLSDGSILTGGSQWDMSNAESEEDGEERSLSESVSISDSLQEHGKQWGNQQREDCAIRKSGESSDKQERDIQLGIIDPPGEPDLVIEVTGGQRIKAHKSILAEKSDYFRARSSRDMLKIKGISYQTLQLLVDYIYSLKLEVKQDNVVEVISGAKFLQIPCAVQCAMDSMKSQISLKNCYQVLYIAKKQRLNELKEAAYKFMSDHFLQVLRDPAVYGRLTGAERDLILKRRMDGKQHLAVADINDAFERLSSCSRPQSRESSRPQSPSSIISLEDDANTYQVHCYNESTRRWRSLTKLPEEANTKGCGVCVFYNYLFIAGGIKGSGEKAKLSDQVFCYNPLTDSWDKVRPLSQPRSQLKLLALDGYLYAIGGECLFTVEKYDPRLDRWSSVASLPKGAFAVAHEATTCNGEIYVSGGTLFYRLLKYDPKLNEWQECPFNNSRRRSAGMVSHKGCIYRFDISRDHGLSVFTYNSMARHWSQGVNLRPGPGPPPPSLPFRCTVMGNNIYCLNRAITLRVPLPAEGTGGEMSVCEPEYFPSPEEAKGVLFSFVLSLPETKSVH; from the coding sequence ATGGAGAACTCGGTGTCTATTGCATGTTATCCAGGTGATCTGAATGTAAATGATGGAAAAACAGGGACTTCTGCAAAGGGGACATGTGAGTACAGCACAGTGCCTGGAGATGGGACGGAGGCAAGTGGCAGCTCTGTACAGCTTATACACAGTGAGATAGACAGTATACACCATTCTGAGACTAATGGTGGCTACAGTCATCAATCTGACCCTGTTGGGAAGCCCCTGCTTAACCTGGAGACTTCTGGGCAAGTATCTTACAATGATGCTGATGACATATCAGTTTCTGAACCACTGAGTGATGGGAGCATATTGACTGGAGGGAGCCAGTGGGACATGAGCAATGCTGAATCAGAAGAAGATGGTGAGGAAAGAAGTTTATCTGAGTCTGTCTCAATAAGTGATAGTCTCCAAGAACATGGGAAACAATGGGGAAACCAACAGAGGGAAGACTGTGCTATCCGTAAATCTGGTGAATCAAGTGACAAGCAGGAAAGGGATATCCAACTTGGTATCATTGATCCTCCCGGAGAACCAGACCTGGTGATTGAAGTGACTGGTGGACAAAGGATCAAAGCACATAAGTCTATTTTAGCTGAGAAAAGTGATTACTTTAGGGCACGATCATCAAGAGACATGCTTAAGATCAAAGGTATAAGTTACCAGACTTTGCAATTACTTGTGGATTATATTTATAGCTTAAAACTGGAGGTGAAGCAGGACAATGTAGTGGAGGTAATCAGTGGCGCAAAGTTCCTGCAGATCCCTTGTGCTGTGCAGTGTGCCATGGATAGCATGAAATCCCAGATATCACTCAAGAACTGCTAtcaggtactctacattgcaaagaaGCAAAGACTGAATGAGCTTAAGGAGGCTGCCTACAAATTCATGAGTGACCACTTCCTACAGGTTCTGAGAGACCCAGCAGTCTATGGCAGGCtgacaggggcagagagagacctTATTCTTAAACGCAGAATGGATGGAAAACAGCACTTGGCTGTGGCAGACATCAATGATGCATTTGAACGCTTGAGCAGTTGTAGTAGACCCCAAAGTCGAGAGAGCAGTAGACCACAGAGCCCTTCATCAATTATATCACTGGAGGATGATGCAAACACCTATCAGGTACATTGCTACAATGAATCCACTAGGAGATGGAGGTCTCTGACTAAATTGCCAGAGGAGGCAAACACCAAAGGTTGTGGGGTATGTGTATTCTATAACTATCTGTTCATTGCTGGTGGCATTAAAGGTAGTGGTGAAAAGGCAAAACTTTCTGACCAGGTCTTTTGCTACAACCCATTAACTGACTCTTGGGATAAGGTTCGCCCACTCTCTCAGCCCCGTTCTCAGCTGAAACTCTTGGCACTTGATGGCTACCTGTATGCTATCGGAGGTGAGTGCCTCTTTACGGTGGAAAAGTATGATCCTCGCCTGGATCGTTGGAGCTCAGTAGCTTCATTACCTAAGGGTGCATTTGCTGTTGCCCATGAAGCTACAACCTGTAATGGAGAGATTTATGTATCTGGTGGGACTCTTTTTTACCGTCTACTCAAGTATGATCCCAAACTAAATGAGTGGCAGGAGTGTCCTTTTAACAACAGCCGTCGGCGCTCTGCTGGCATGGTATCCCACAAAGGCTGCATCTACCGATTTGATATTAGCCGTGATCATGGCCTTAGCGTTTTTACCTACAATTCAATGGCCAGGCACTGGAGTCAGGGGGTCAACCTGCGTCCTGGTCCAGGACCACCTCCTCCCAGTTTGCCATTTCGATGCACagtgatgggaaataacatctatTGCTTGAATCGAGCTATAACACTGAGAGTACCGCTGCCTGCAGAAGGAACTGGGGGAGAAATGAGTGTTTGTGAGCCAGAGTACTTTCCATCACCAGAAGAGGCTAAGGGGGTCTTATTTTCATTTGTTCTCTCTTTGCCTGAGACCAAATCAGTACATTAA